In Bacillus sp. DX3.1, the following proteins share a genomic window:
- the pyrH gene encoding UMP kinase, which yields MKPYKRVLIKLSGGALADQDGNSFGSKRLEHIANEILSIVDLDIEVSLVVGGGNIFRGNLAETWGINRVEADNIGTLGTIINSLMLRGVLSSKTDKEVRVMTSIPFTAVAEPYIRLRAVHHLDKGYIVIFGGGNGQPFVTTDYPSVQRAIEVNSDAILVAKQGVDGVFTSDPKRNKSAKMYSHLTYNDVVQNNIKVMDQSALLLARDYHLPAHVFNFDEPGVMKKICLGEHIGTLINHELTKLEEEN from the coding sequence ATGAAGCCATACAAACGTGTTTTAATAAAACTAAGCGGCGGTGCTCTCGCTGATCAAGATGGAAACAGTTTTGGTTCCAAACGTTTAGAGCATATTGCAAATGAAATTTTGTCGATTGTAGATTTAGATATTGAAGTTTCTCTTGTAGTAGGCGGAGGTAACATTTTCAGAGGGAACTTGGCTGAGACATGGGGCATTAATCGTGTAGAAGCAGATAACATAGGTACATTAGGCACAATTATAAATAGCTTAATGTTACGAGGTGTACTATCAAGCAAGACAGATAAAGAAGTACGCGTTATGACCTCCATTCCCTTTACAGCTGTTGCAGAGCCCTATATTCGTTTACGAGCAGTTCATCATTTAGATAAAGGATATATAGTCATTTTTGGTGGTGGAAATGGGCAACCGTTCGTTACGACGGATTATCCAAGTGTACAGCGGGCAATAGAAGTGAACAGCGATGCGATTCTAGTCGCAAAACAAGGGGTAGACGGTGTCTTCACAAGTGATCCAAAACGTAATAAATCCGCAAAAATGTATAGTCACTTAACGTATAACGACGTCGTTCAAAACAATATAAAAGTAATGGATCAATCAGCTTTATTGCTTGCTCGTGACTATCATTTACCAGCACATGTCTTTAATTTTGATGAGCCGGGAGTTATGAAAAAGATTTGCTTAGGTGAGCATATCGGCACCTTAATTAATCACGAGTTAACAAAACTTGAAGAAGAAAACTAA